A section of the Numida meleagris isolate 19003 breed g44 Domestic line unplaced genomic scaffold, NumMel1.0 unplaced_Scaffold1131, whole genome shotgun sequence genome encodes:
- the LOC110390458 gene encoding feather keratin Cos1-1/Cos1-3/Cos2-1-like produces the protein MSCCDQCAPCQPCGPTPLASSCNEPCVRQCQNSTIVIQPSPVVVTLPGPILSSFPQNTAVGSSTSAAVGSILSSEGVPITSGGLDLSCISNRYCGRRCNPC, from the coding sequence ATGTCCTGCTGTGACCAGTGTGCGCCATGTCAGCCCTGTGGCCCCACCCCTCtggccagcagctgcaatgAGCCCTGTGTCAGGCAGTGCCAGAACTCCACCATTGTCATCCAGCCCTCTCCTGTGGTGGTGACCCTGCCCGgacccatcctcagctccttcccacagAACACCGCCGTGGGATCCTCCACCTccgctgctgttggcagcatcctcagctctgagGGAGTGCCCATCACCTCGGGGGGCCTTGACCTCTCCTGCATTTCCAACCGCTACTGTGGCAGAAGGTGCAACCCCTGCTAA